The genomic region CGGCTAGCAAAGCAGTTCGTCCTTCTTACTTTCTTTACttctttttacatattttatgcaaaattttattattttcttgtcGTATCATGCTGTCCGCAATCATAACTTTCGGATGGATAAAATCTGGCtcgtttatttcaaatatgtaaagACTAACAAAGCTTGATATCGGCGCCAAGTTTATCGCTCAAGTCTTCCAATCCTTTGCAGACGGCAAACGTCATGTACACGCCTTTGTGTGAGGCATCATTATCCACTTCTTTATAGTTCCACATACCTACAAGCATTGAATACACATTGATAGATTTTCCATTCGGATCGTCGGAACAGAATATAGCCCCGCTATGACCAGATTCACACAGTCTCTTTCTCACAAGCGCGTTGGTTTCTCTGTCCCACACACAAAGGTCCTCAATCAAGACGTAATGACCGTCCATTGCACGACAGCGATAGTACGGAATTGTGATCTTTCCTCGTCGTGGAGTCGCTTCTCCATTTGCCCAAATGTAGACTTGTAGCTCCTCAAATTTTGCCAGTTGATCATGTTCGAAAAGGCATAGTTGGCTGGGTGAATATAGGCCCTCAgaagttttgaatttgttgtttcCGACCTCAGATACAACTGCTACAGCagaaatatcatatttgttttttccGTTTCCTCGATGAACCACTCCAATGGCAGTTTTGTTACCACTTTGATCAAATATATATACTGGAGGCTCTTCGTTGTCCTCATCGGGATCTGCAAAATGTCTCGCAAAGAGAGCACAAAGTTGGCATTCACTTAGTGAAAGATGACCTTCTATTCGAGCAAAACCTCCAAGCGTTCCTGTTCTACCCAAAATGTTCTCAGCTTTATCTCCAACTTTGGATCCCGAAAAAGGGGTGATGTCGTAATCGCCAAATATCACCATATGGTCGATCTTGAAAGTCTTTAGAACATCTGACATTTCGCTTTTTATTCGTTGTCTTTCGCATTTCAGACTAGGCatctgtacatgtatttggagTTGTCCGTCTCTGAAGCCGCATCCTTTAACCTTCTTGTCTACGCCAAAAACAGCGTCTATAATCTGAAAAGTAGACCTGCCATGTAACTGGAACTTAGTAACACAAACTGAAATACTATATGTTCATTCTGAACCATACTGGTGCTCATTATGATAAAGAAAACTAACTcgaataatataaatatatgtataatgtattaCAGATACTGTAACAAACATTCTTATTGctttattatatcaaatattagtAGTGTAAATGTTTAAGTAGAGCCGAAATACTTCATCGTTCATCGAGGTGTGCATACTGCAGGTCTGAATGCTGGCATTGTCAAACCTCCTTAACAGCGCTTGGCCCTCACGTATGGTATCCATGAGGTTTTCTCTGTCAACCGCATTCAGATTGTTTATTTCTGAACAAAAATCATTGGAATCTTATTAAAAAGAATGAACGTATTTCTCgttataagtaattaaattGTATCAACTTATTTCAATACTTCTAACTTTCACATTTATATCTTGGTTTACTTCAGATTACCTATTTCAAAACACAAAGTGATTATATGTGTATTAGtctaaatgaatatataccaggtCGTTTACCTATCGAATAACTGTTGTTGTCGTCATCAGTTTCCTGGCCAAATTGTTGCTCATTCAGCTTCGGCTTTAGTACACATATCTTGTTAAATTTGACCATGAATTGCcaaccattccctcacagtagcccgtgcctgtacagtatactACAATATaaccattccctcacagtaacccgtgcctgtacagtatcctacaatacaaccatCCCCACACAGTGGCCtgtgcctgtacagtatcctacaatacaaccattcacTCACAGTAACCCGTGTctgtacagtatcctacaatacaaccattccctcacagtgacccgtgcctgtacagtatcctacaatacaaccattccctcacagtagcccgtgcctgaacagtatcctacaatacaaccattccctcacctgtagcccgtgcct from Mya arenaria isolate MELC-2E11 chromosome 3, ASM2691426v1 harbors:
- the LOC128228761 gene encoding uncharacterized protein LOC128228761, whose protein sequence is MVKFNKICVLKPKLNEQQFGQETDDDNNSYSIEINNLNAVDRENLMDTIREGQALLRRFDNASIQTCSMHTSMNDEIIDAVFGVDKKVKGCGFRDGQLQIHVQMPSLKCERQRIKSEMSDVLKTFKIDHMVIFGDYDITPFSGSKVGDKAENILGRTGTLGGFARIEGHLSLSECQLCALFARHFADPDEDNEEPPVYIFDQSGNKTAIGVVHRGNGKNKYDISAVAVVSEVGNNKFKTSEGLYSPSQLCLFEHDQLAKFEELQVYIWANGEATPRRGKITIPYYRCRAMDGHYVLIEDLCVWDRETNALVRKRLCESGHSGAIFCSDDPNGKSINVYSMLVGMWNYKEVDNDASHKGVYMTFAVCKGLEDLSDKLGADIKLC